The DNA sequence AGCGGCCCCCAAGAGTGGTAGAAGTAGGTGTCGGTAGTGAGCTAGAATGCGTAGGTTTGTAAGATGGCAGAGAGGATTTCAAGTGGGATTCAGTGAGTTCGGAGGGGTCTGATGTTTCGAGCTATTGAGCAATCAGCCAAGTAGTGTGCGAAAGGAATGGGCTTGTACGTACCTTGGCGACAATCTCAACACCAGCCTTGTCGATAGCGTCCTGTTGCATGCCCCTAACAGTTGTTGAGTAAATCATTCTATACTTTACTGGACTGTTCGAAGGACAGCAGTATACAAAAATAACTCGTCCTTTGCCAACAGCTTCCGCAGTCTCCTCCTGCGTAGGACTGGCACCAGGCTCGGGCTCTTCACTTTCTACATTTTCTCCAGCTTCTACAGCAGGAGAGCCGAATGAGGCGTTGACAACTCTTACCCCACCTTGAGACCCTTGAAACGTGTTACGAGGAGCTCCGATGGGAGCAGAGGGCGACTTGGGAACATTACGAGTCGATGGGGGAGTAGGGTGGGAATAGAAGACATAGCAAGGAGACTTTCCCGGAAGTTTGGAGGTAAGTTGAGAAGGTATACAGGCCTCTGACTTGAGAAGGGCTATTGACCCAGGGTTTGAAGAGGGGATTTCCTTTGAATTGGTGGTATGAGTATGAGCTACATGTATACTGAGATAAACGGAAACTTACAAGAACAACAACCCAACCATCATCACTTCTCTGCGCGACCTTTTGCAGGGCCTCCACCACACCTTCGCCCCAGTTCATTTTCCCTCCAAGGCCTACAACTGCCTTGTTCCTGCGCGCTTGGCTCTCGGGGTCCAAAGCCGCACGCTTAGCCTCAGCAGCTTCGGCCTCCCGGACTTCTGCCAGGGCGGCTTCAGATGCACtgagaggcggaggagatgaaagatgatTGAGATGGGCTGTGAGTgctgaaggagagagatcCGACTACTCGCCAAGTTAGCCGTGTACAGAGCAAAGCGAAAGGCAAGACAAACGATAGAAGTCGCGAACCAATCGTGTTTGAAGTTGTTGGCTCCGAGAACCTTCATCAAGCCTGACCTTGACGATGCTTGAAGCATCTTTGCACGCACCTAACCCATAGAATTAGCAAAAGGATCATTGGCTAATGGGAGAGCGACTCTGCAACGCACCCCAGCATCGTCTGGCACGAACGTGACCATCATCCAGTCCCATTTCCCACTGTCCTTGCTATCGAGCCTGTATGCGAAGCTCGCCGGAGTCTTTGGGCTAGGAAGGACCTCAGGAACGAGCGCAATGTCGTCTTTGTAGGATCCCTTGGGTTTTACGGTGGCATGGTGCTTGAACGACTCTGCAGGGAGGTGTCAGTAAGACGTGTGGTAGGGAGTGTTTGTTACGGACCACCgtcgatgatgaagacgagggcCCTTGTGTCTTGTGGGTTGGCGAGGGCTGCTGTGAACGCTGCTGTGAGATCGTCTGCGACCTTTATTCCTGAGGGGGCGGACATGGCTGTGGTGGGTCGAGGAGAGTTGGGCGGGTAGGGTTAGTATGCAGTATCATCTGCCCCTGGTGATAATATACc is a window from the Cryptococcus neoformans var. neoformans JEC21 chromosome 2 sequence genome containing:
- a CDS encoding Protein tyrosine kinase, putative, whose protein sequence is MSAPSGIKVADDLTAAFTAALANPQDTRALVFIIDGESFKHHATVKPKGSYKDDIALVPEVLPSPKTPASFAYRLDSKDSGKWDWMMVTFVPDDAGVRAKMLQASSRSGLMKVLGANNFKHDWFATSISDLSPSALTAHLNHLSSPPPLSASEAALAEVREAEAAEAKRAALDPESQARRNKAVVGLGGKMNWGEGVVEALQKVAQRSDDGWVVVLEIPSSNPGSIALLKSEACIPSQLTSKLPGKSPCYVFYSHPTPPSTRNVPKSPSAPIGAPRNTFQGSQGGVRVVNASFGSPAVEAGENVESEEPEPGASPTQEETAEAVGKGRVIFVYCCPSNSPVKYRMIYSTTVRGMQQDAIDKAGVEIVAKLETSDPSELTESHLKSSLPSYKPTHSSSLPTPTSTTLGGRSFGTPTMFGQPRPSLPVRSATQVPLPPSGASTPATEGGKEGEEDGKDSIRKAFDAFGPRINNASGGGFARPRPAGRR